The proteins below come from a single Thalassotalea ponticola genomic window:
- a CDS encoding LytTR family DNA-binding domain-containing protein — MSLIKLKYITFLFFTLILAASITEAKASEWVVPFSHSTAVTVCEFDQPKQQLPEFNEPQCGETVLASIDPQQRELWIKFSFDEPEATAMFAAPYGLYLFGKASSVVYLNDTLLGTNGTPANSEQDELSGHMDTVFFIPEHLIKAKNNQLVMHLSGHRSLVSLDHPIHLIGFGGYADPKSFVQRYSAWGLVLVGAFVLGGVYFLMLSLKQPSIVNFKLFTALCFIAAIQLFTELSRGILDYRYPYHDVRLVVVTLCSFVLGVLLLTYSSIKTHPKNALHWIYTGAFASILAILFIPGFDTKTTLAIFVPLLVGIVQIWLCWRRSKDKNLLKWLIVQSIIAMTIVYSASGFHEIIHFVIIGVLLMFIFNRHAQELTLLQLERNKDQQLIAKLEYRLAQQAEQQTPTKIEASVGGKTHFISTSDIAYCQASGDYVQVHMSNQKQVLYSGTLKQLETALPSTFLKVHRSFIVNLEQVSCLSSNTADGGNNLHLSNEQVVPVSRRMLPSVRKTIKQYSV, encoded by the coding sequence ATGTCACTCATAAAGTTGAAATATATCACATTTTTATTTTTTACCCTTATTCTTGCCGCAAGCATTACTGAGGCTAAAGCGAGTGAATGGGTGGTGCCGTTTTCTCATTCTACAGCCGTAACCGTATGTGAATTTGACCAGCCAAAACAACAGTTACCCGAGTTTAATGAACCGCAATGTGGTGAAACTGTACTTGCCAGCATTGATCCTCAACAACGCGAACTCTGGATTAAATTTAGCTTTGACGAGCCCGAAGCAACCGCAATGTTTGCCGCCCCATACGGACTTTACCTGTTTGGTAAAGCATCCAGTGTCGTCTACCTAAATGATACGCTGTTAGGGACAAATGGCACTCCGGCCAACAGCGAACAAGATGAACTATCAGGGCATATGGACACCGTTTTCTTTATTCCTGAACATCTAATTAAAGCCAAAAACAATCAACTGGTGATGCATTTGTCGGGTCATCGAAGTCTGGTGTCGCTCGATCACCCAATCCACCTTATCGGTTTTGGCGGATATGCGGATCCCAAGTCCTTTGTGCAACGCTATTCAGCATGGGGATTAGTACTGGTTGGGGCCTTTGTGTTAGGTGGTGTGTATTTTCTCATGCTGAGCCTTAAACAACCGAGTATTGTAAACTTTAAACTGTTTACTGCACTGTGTTTTATCGCCGCTATTCAATTGTTTACCGAGTTATCCCGGGGAATTTTGGATTATCGCTACCCATATCACGATGTGCGGTTAGTGGTCGTCACCTTGTGTTCGTTTGTGCTGGGTGTGTTATTACTCACTTACAGCTCCATTAAAACGCACCCCAAAAACGCCTTACACTGGATTTATACGGGTGCTTTTGCGTCAATATTAGCGATTTTATTTATACCGGGATTCGATACCAAAACCACGTTGGCGATATTTGTGCCGCTGTTGGTGGGCATAGTGCAAATTTGGCTTTGCTGGCGCCGGTCAAAAGATAAAAATTTACTCAAATGGTTGATTGTACAAAGTATTATCGCCATGACCATAGTTTACAGCGCATCGGGTTTTCACGAAATCATCCACTTTGTGATCATTGGTGTATTACTGATGTTTATCTTTAACCGACACGCCCAAGAGCTGACGCTACTGCAATTGGAACGCAACAAAGATCAACAATTAATTGCTAAGTTAGAGTATCGTTTAGCACAACAAGCAGAACAGCAAACGCCAACCAAAATAGAAGCCTCGGTTGGTGGTAAAACCCACTTTATTAGCACATCAGATATCGCCTATTGCCAAGCCTCTGGCGACTACGTACAGGTACACATGTCAAATCAAAAACAAGTGTTGTATTCGGGTACGCTTAAGCAATTAGAAACTGCACTACCGTCGACCTTCTTAAAAGTGCACCGCTCGTTTATTGTTAATCTCGAACAGGTATCTTGTTTGAGTAGCAATACAGCGGACGGGGGAAACAATTTGCACCTGAGCAACGAGCAAGTCGTGCCGGTTAGTCGACGAATGCTGCCATCAGTGAGAAAAACCATCAAGCAATACTCGGTGTAG
- a CDS encoding RNA polymerase sigma factor, protein MDFKSLWQEHQTGISRLVRSYEANPEEQQELMQEIGLAIWRALPHCRDESAVKAFVYRIAHNQAVNHVSYQVKKVPTIDMDTDGISVSQVTGSESRQQQALINAMRSLSLNQKQVISLLFEGFSYQQIAEITGLSASNVGALINRGKQKLQVSLNEQ, encoded by the coding sequence TTGGATTTCAAATCGCTTTGGCAGGAGCACCAAACAGGTATTAGCCGGCTGGTACGCAGTTATGAGGCGAATCCTGAAGAACAGCAAGAGTTAATGCAAGAAATTGGCTTGGCAATTTGGCGAGCCCTGCCTCATTGTCGCGATGAATCGGCAGTAAAAGCCTTTGTCTATCGCATTGCTCATAACCAAGCGGTTAATCACGTGAGCTATCAGGTGAAAAAAGTGCCCACGATAGATATGGACACCGATGGCATTTCAGTTTCTCAAGTAACTGGGAGTGAGAGCCGACAACAACAAGCACTGATCAATGCCATGCGCTCGCTATCGTTAAATCAAAAACAAGTAATAAGCCTATTATTCGAAGGGTTTAGTTATCAGCAAATCGCAGAAATTACCGGTTTAAGTGCGAGTAATGTCGGCGCCCTTATCAATCGCGGTAAGCAAAAATTACAGGTGAGTTTAAATGAACAATGA
- a CDS encoding alpha/beta fold hydrolase has translation MKLKLLPLTALTLTLSLLPQVHATPYKNETPITFKAHSGETTDAYEGHFFVPENRAKPNSRLIRVDYVRFPALNEAKGYPTVYLSGGPGGSGIGTAQARRYPMFQAMREFGDVIALDQRGTGRSQRAPRCESNYRVPLDKVVSQQQIVESYRNAAEQCFANWQEQGWDIHGYTTEQNALDLESLRQHLNAKKVNLWGISYGSHLAMAAMRNIPDALNKVIIASAEGLDQTVKLPAQTNQYFQSVQSIIDQQPLGKDVTDLPQLMRSVHEKLLKQPIALSVTTQQGGELSILFQPHHIQMLASMMIADPNQYVAMLVQMYRELDQGKTTVIEYILQQGVFNNQPIGFDLMPLAMDVASGMSPARATQVDEQLKSALLGQWLNFPMPALNRIDTDLDLGDDFRAPLTSNVPTLLFTGTLDGRTYPQEQTEAVAGLSQLTQITVKHAGHNLYMSSPEVFERMRAFMLDKPVDQTAIELPLPDLAFKPQ, from the coding sequence ATGAAACTTAAATTATTACCACTTACTGCCTTAACCTTAACGTTATCGTTACTGCCACAGGTACACGCAACGCCGTATAAAAATGAAACACCGATAACATTTAAAGCTCATAGTGGTGAGACCACAGACGCTTATGAAGGCCATTTTTTTGTACCTGAAAATCGCGCAAAGCCAAATTCGCGTTTGATTCGGGTTGACTATGTTCGCTTTCCTGCACTGAATGAAGCGAAGGGTTATCCCACCGTGTATTTGTCTGGTGGTCCTGGCGGTTCAGGTATTGGTACCGCACAAGCACGCCGCTACCCAATGTTTCAGGCAATGCGCGAGTTTGGTGACGTAATCGCTCTCGATCAAAGAGGCACTGGCCGCTCACAACGAGCGCCTAGATGTGAATCGAATTATCGCGTGCCATTGGACAAGGTGGTTAGCCAACAACAGATTGTCGAAAGTTACCGCAATGCGGCCGAGCAATGTTTTGCAAACTGGCAGGAGCAAGGTTGGGATATTCATGGTTACACCACCGAGCAAAACGCATTAGATCTTGAATCGCTGCGTCAACATCTCAACGCCAAAAAAGTGAATTTGTGGGGCATTTCATATGGCTCTCATTTAGCCATGGCGGCGATGCGAAATATTCCTGATGCACTCAATAAAGTGATAATAGCCAGTGCCGAGGGATTGGATCAAACGGTTAAACTACCGGCGCAAACAAATCAATATTTTCAGTCTGTACAGTCGATCATTGACCAACAGCCGCTGGGTAAAGACGTTACCGATTTACCCCAACTTATGCGTTCGGTACACGAGAAACTGTTAAAGCAGCCGATTGCCCTGTCTGTTACAACGCAACAGGGCGGCGAGTTGTCGATATTATTTCAACCTCACCACATACAAATGCTTGCCAGCATGATGATCGCTGATCCGAATCAGTACGTGGCGATGCTCGTGCAAATGTATCGCGAGCTTGATCAAGGTAAAACGACCGTGATCGAGTACATTCTGCAACAAGGTGTGTTTAACAACCAACCCATTGGTTTTGATTTAATGCCTCTGGCGATGGATGTGGCATCGGGTATGTCACCGGCGCGTGCAACACAAGTTGATGAACAGCTAAAAAGCGCATTATTGGGGCAATGGTTAAACTTCCCAATGCCAGCGCTTAATCGCATCGATACGGATTTAGATTTAGGTGACGATTTTAGAGCGCCGTTGACGTCAAACGTGCCCACCTTGTTGTTTACTGGCACGCTTGATGGTCGCACCTACCCACAAGAACAAACCGAGGCGGTAGCTGGGTTGAGTCAATTAACCCAAATCACGGTAAAGCACGCAGGACATAACTTGTATATGTCATCTCCTGAGGTGTTTGAGCGAATGCGCGCATTTATGCTAGACAAACCCGTTGACCAAACGGCTATTGAACTGCCGTTACCGGATTTGGCGTTCAAACCTCAGTAA